In Devosia litorisediminis, one genomic interval encodes:
- a CDS encoding ABC transporter ATP-binding protein yields the protein MSALLDISGVSKQFTMGGVLSRKMVNAVQDASFSINLDTPEIFTIIGESGSGKTTLARMILGLELPTSGEISFRGKTVSHKVSRAERLAFMANVQPVFQNPFEAFNPLKRIDRYLESTAKRFLKLREQSDLDRAMDEALQKVGLSLAEVKGRFPHEMSGGQLQRAAIARALIPNPPLLVADEPVSMVDASLRMSIVNLLRSLRDDLGVSVIYITHDLATAYYISNRLIIMQRGRIVEMGDARTVLDNPEHPYSRLLKASVLSTEDAGAGQLATDPEMVTLANALIGQPGHLADRPDGRLVRVY from the coding sequence ATGAGCGCACTGCTCGATATTTCAGGGGTTTCCAAGCAGTTCACCATGGGCGGCGTGCTGTCGCGCAAGATGGTCAATGCCGTGCAGGACGCCAGCTTCTCGATCAACCTCGATACGCCGGAGATCTTTACGATCATCGGCGAAAGCGGCTCGGGCAAGACGACGCTGGCCCGGATGATCCTGGGGCTGGAACTGCCCACAAGCGGGGAGATCAGCTTTCGTGGCAAGACGGTGAGCCACAAGGTGAGCCGAGCCGAGCGGCTGGCGTTCATGGCCAATGTGCAGCCGGTGTTTCAGAACCCGTTCGAGGCGTTCAACCCGCTCAAGCGGATCGATCGCTATCTGGAATCCACCGCCAAGCGGTTTCTGAAACTGCGCGAGCAAAGCGACCTGGACCGGGCAATGGATGAAGCCCTGCAGAAGGTCGGGTTGAGCCTGGCTGAGGTGAAGGGGCGGTTTCCCCATGAGATGAGCGGCGGGCAGTTGCAGCGCGCGGCCATTGCGCGGGCGCTGATCCCCAACCCACCACTGCTGGTGGCCGACGAGCCGGTGAGCATGGTCGATGCCAGCCTGCGCATGAGCATTGTCAACCTGCTGCGCAGCCTGCGCGATGATCTGGGCGTGTCGGTAATCTACATCACCCACGATCTGGCCACGGCCTATTACATCTCGAACCGGCTGATCATCATGCAGCGCGGGCGGATCGTGGAGATGGGCGATGCGCGCACGGTGCTCGACAATCCCGAACATCCTTACTCACGCCTGCTCAAGGCCAGCGTGCTGAGCACCGAAGATGCCGGGGCCGGCCAATTGGCCACCGATCCCGAAATGGTGACGCTGGCCAACGCGCTGATTGGTCAGCCCGGCCATCTGGCGGACCGGCCCGATGGGCGGCTGGTGCGCGTGTATTGA
- a CDS encoding family 43 glycosylhydrolase, producing MSAPIYRDPVEDGAADPTVIRREGTNEWWMFYTNRRANAGGPGFSWIHGSPIGVAVSRDDGASWTYRGTVKGLDDPADVGQLNTHWAPEVMFADGQYHMFLSYISGVPDGWAVPRTIVQFTSPDLENWTRVGPLALSSDNVIDACVFASPDGLWRLWYKDEGQGSSTWSATSTDMLNWTLEGKVLPGSPEAPPHEGPNVFALGGWYWLIVDEWRGQAAYRSDDTRNWVRQGLIGDVPGSDDMDRRYMRHADVVVVGGHAALYYFTHPLWDEASDKAGPPDAAARRTAVHHARLTVVDGVLVLERDIAADMALLAG from the coding sequence ATGAGCGCGCCAATCTATCGTGATCCGGTCGAGGATGGGGCAGCCGACCCCACAGTGATCCGCCGTGAGGGGACCAATGAGTGGTGGATGTTCTACACCAATCGGCGGGCCAATGCCGGTGGACCGGGGTTTAGCTGGATTCACGGCTCGCCCATCGGGGTGGCGGTGTCGCGTGATGACGGGGCCAGCTGGACCTATCGGGGCACGGTCAAGGGACTGGATGATCCGGCCGATGTGGGACAGCTCAACACGCATTGGGCGCCCGAGGTGATGTTTGCCGATGGGCAGTACCACATGTTCCTGAGCTATATCAGCGGGGTGCCGGATGGCTGGGCCGTACCGCGCACCATTGTGCAGTTCACCAGCCCGGATCTGGAAAACTGGACCCGTGTGGGACCGCTGGCGCTATCGAGCGACAATGTCATCGACGCATGCGTATTCGCCAGCCCCGATGGGTTGTGGCGGCTATGGTACAAGGATGAAGGTCAGGGTTCGAGCACCTGGAGCGCCACCAGCACGGACATGCTCAACTGGACGCTTGAAGGCAAGGTGCTGCCGGGGTCACCCGAGGCGCCGCCACATGAGGGGCCCAATGTGTTCGCACTGGGCGGCTGGTACTGGCTAATCGTGGATGAGTGGCGCGGTCAGGCCGCCTATCGTTCTGACGACACCAGGAACTGGGTGCGGCAGGGGCTGATCGGCGATGTGCCGGGTAGCGACGACATGGACCGGCGCTATATGCGCCATGCCGATGTGGTGGTCGTGGGGGGACATGCGGCGCTGTATTATTTCACCCACCCGCTATGGGACGAGGCCAGCGATAAGGCGGGGCCACCCGATGCTGCGGCACGCCGGACGGCAGTGCATCATGCGCGCCTGACCGTGGTTGATGGCGTGCTGGTGTTGGAGCGCGATATCGCGGCCGATATGGCATTGCTGGCGGGGTGA
- a CDS encoding GNAT family N-acetyltransferase, translating to MPAPTLRTERLILRGHTRADFAACCALWAHPEVVRYITGHPSPPEEVWARIMRYVGHWELLGFGYWLVTDARSGAVMGEAGLANHLRKCEPPLGDTPEAGWIVLPQYQGHGYAREAVSAVLDWARAQGLGRTVCLIDPANTASLRLGEILGYREYARTLLKGSPSIMLERA from the coding sequence ATGCCGGCGCCCACATTGCGCACTGAGCGGTTGATCCTGCGCGGCCATACCCGCGCAGACTTCGCCGCCTGTTGCGCCTTGTGGGCCCATCCAGAGGTTGTCCGCTACATCACTGGCCATCCCAGTCCGCCCGAAGAGGTATGGGCGCGCATCATGCGCTATGTGGGACACTGGGAGTTGCTCGGCTTTGGCTATTGGCTGGTCACCGATGCCCGCTCCGGCGCGGTGATGGGGGAGGCCGGTCTGGCCAATCACCTGCGCAAATGCGAACCGCCTCTGGGCGATACCCCCGAAGCTGGCTGGATCGTCCTGCCGCAATATCAAGGTCATGGCTATGCCCGCGAAGCCGTCAGCGCCGTACTCGACTGGGCCCGGGCGCAGGGCCTGGGCCGCACCGTCTGTCTGATTGACCCCGCCAATACCGCTTCGCTACGGCTGGGCGAGATTCTGGGCTATCGCGAATATGCCCGCACCCTGCTCAAGGGTAGCCCCTCCATCATGCTGGAACGCGCCTGA